One part of the Arthrobacter sp. EM1 genome encodes these proteins:
- the rplL gene encoding 50S ribosomal protein L7/L12: MAKLTNEELIEAFKELTIIELSEFVKLFEETFEVTAAAVAVAGPAAGGAAEEEEQTAFDVILEHPGDKKIAVIKEVRAITSLGLKEAKDVVDSAPKAILEGVTKEAAEKAVAQLEEAGARVTLK, translated from the coding sequence ATGGCGAAGCTCACCAACGAAGAGCTCATTGAAGCTTTCAAGGAACTGACCATCATCGAGCTCTCTGAGTTCGTTAAGCTCTTCGAAGAGACCTTCGAAGTTACGGCCGCTGCCGTTGCCGTTGCTGGCCCCGCTGCCGGTGGTGCTGCAGAAGAAGAAGAGCAGACCGCATTCGACGTCATCCTGGAGCACCCGGGCGACAAGAAGATTGCAGTCATCAAGGAAGTTCGCGCCATCACTTCGCTGGGCCTCAAGGAAGCCAAGGACGTTGTTGACAGCGCACCGAAGGCCATCCTCGAAGGTGTCACCAAGGAAGCTGCCGAGAAGGCTGTTGCCCAGCTCGAAGAAGCCGGTGCCCGCGTTACCCTCAAGTAA
- the rplJ gene encoding 50S ribosomal protein L10 — protein sequence MATPSKVSAVAEITNDFKESNAAVLTEYRGLTVAQLKQLRVSLGQDTKFSVVKNTLTALAAKEAGVEAFDGQLAGPTAIAFIKGDAVAAAKSLTDFAKANKQLVIKTGYFEGKALNASEVAALAALESRERQLAMVAGILKAPAAAAARTIDALRLKLEEANGAPAEAEAPAADEAPAEAPADAAVETEAPADAAAPEEN from the coding sequence ATGGCAACGCCTAGCAAGGTTTCAGCAGTAGCTGAGATCACTAACGATTTCAAGGAATCGAACGCCGCTGTCCTGACCGAATACCGCGGGCTCACCGTTGCACAGCTCAAGCAGCTGCGTGTTTCTCTCGGCCAGGACACCAAGTTCTCGGTCGTCAAGAACACCCTGACCGCCCTTGCAGCCAAGGAAGCCGGTGTCGAAGCATTCGACGGCCAGCTCGCCGGCCCCACTGCAATCGCGTTTATCAAGGGTGACGCAGTTGCCGCTGCCAAGAGCCTGACGGATTTTGCCAAGGCCAACAAGCAGCTGGTTATCAAGACCGGTTACTTCGAGGGCAAGGCACTGAACGCCAGCGAGGTAGCTGCCCTGGCAGCACTCGAGTCCCGTGAGCGCCAGCTTGCCATGGTTGCAGGCATCCTCAAGGCTCCTGCTGCCGCCGCTGCACGCACCATCGATGCTCTGCGCCTCAAGCTTGAAGAAGCGAACGGTGCCCCGGCCGAAGCCGAAGCGCCCGCCGCTGACGAAGCTCCGGCCGAAGCTCCCGCAGATGCAGCAGTAGAGACCGAAGCTCCGGCTGACGCCGCAGCCCCCGAAGAGAACTAA